The window gtaaattgaacttattttttcttctgggaaacatgtatctatctactgtagcttctgaagggcagtactaaatgaaaaaaaaaaaaaaaagacatcaaaagttttcacccccttaatgcatgtttccttctgaagcatcagtgagcgtttgacccTTCCGTAGTAGTTGCATATTCAGTTgcaccctcagttgtcctcagtgtgaaaagatttatttcaaaatcatacagtcattgttggaaagggttcaggtaacaacacagtattaagaattaagtgtatgtatgtaaacttttgaatagggtactttttataaattcaactattattttctcttgtggactatatgtaaatgtcttttatgtgaaatatcttattcaggtcagtactacataaaaacattttttgttgttgttgacatGGCTGTCAGTAGATTTGGGATTTTGGGATGTGAGAGAATGAGAAACTGTCACGTCTGTTAATTGGCCAAGCTAGCAGTTTTTTTGGCTGATGCTGACAGTCTTAAACTGTTGGCTGATATATTAGTCTAGCACTATCGTTGATGAAACATGTGTAACTGTGTCATGTGTTTAGCTGGAGGGAGCTGGACTCTTTCTCAGGGGTCTCTAAAAACCAGGAAGGGGCACATGCCCTGTTGTTCAATTACAATAACACACAGCACCAGCCCAATGGGGAAGGACTGGACAGTGAGGAGGAAGAGGTGTGTGCCTTAACAAGGTTTTCTATTTCATTACAGGCTTTCTTATTAAAACACCTAGTATTTTCTCGACCATTCGAAATTATCGCTGTATCAGTATGTCTGTACTTGTTTGCAATGTTTGTATAGGTGGAGGATCTCTCTGACGCTGTGTTTCTGAGCCGCCATGCAGTGTGTGAGAGCAGAGAGAGGAGTCGGTGGGGGAGCTGGGCTCGCAGACGTCGCCGGGGCAGGTGAGAGAAATCTGTGTGTGAAAGAGAGGCATATGTGATGGAGAATATTTAAACGGGTGTCAGAAATTAGAATAATTAAACATTTCCAAAGGCTGTATATTTGGAACATTAAACTCAATTGGATAGAGCAAGCTTAGCTTTTAGGGCACATTCTTTaacatattaaagggatagttcaccaaaaatgaaaattaccccatgatttactctccCTCACTTCCCTctccatcctaggtgtatatgactttactTTTCTGGACAAATACAATTgtagttataataaaaaatgtcctggcttattcaagctttataatggcagtgaatggctgctgagattttgaagcccaaaaagtgcatccatccatcataaaaagtgctaaaCATGAGTCCAGGGGATTAATATAGGCCTTTAGAAGTGAGGCGCGatacgtttgtgtaagaaaaatatccatatttaaaactttgtaaACCGTAATACCttgcttccgctaactgtcgtacatgcgttcacaagagagtggcgttccagcggatgacgtaggcgTAGCATAAGCTCTGGTGACAGTATGCTAGTCTTttaagaaccaagttttgtttacagcaaacgaaaaccagtctcctcttggcttacatcgaaatcctccaacatttttctttaccaCTCCTCATTTTGTATTTCTAATTAGTGTACTTCTaactttatgatggatggatgcactttattggacttcaaaatctcaacagccattcactgctattataaagcagggaagagccaggacattttttattacaactctaattgtattcgtctgaaagaagaaagtcgttTACACCAagaatgacttgagggtgagtaaattatggggtagttttcttttttgggtgaactatccctttaatccacAAGGCTTATTAGGATAAAACAAattccaaaaataaatataatataaccgcgaaaaaaaaaaaatatatatatctaaaaatgttttttaaaattttttttatactttatattcagcaaggatgcaaatGAATTGATCAATTGTCAGTAAGGAGattcataataatattaaaatttttatttcaaataaatgctgttcttttgaactttctattcattaaaaaatcctgaaaaaaggagCTAGATTTCTGCTAGAATTAATTTTTACTATCACaccaataaattatattttaatatacattaaaatataagaaaactgtcactttaaaaataaagtgacaataatattattaaaacaatatttttactatattactgttttactgcatcaaataagtgcagccttAGTGAGAAAAAGACTTATTTTAGAAACCATAAAAACATCTTACAGACTCAAATTTCTGCTGCAGAAGATAGAAGTAGATTGCATTGAAAAATTATTTTACCATACTTTATTTGTGCTTCAAGAATGAAGGTTAAAATTTACGTATGTATAAAGGATAGTTTGCTGCTGAAGCTTACACTCTCAATTAATATGTGGCCATAAAACAGTGGGtagttttaaaatagttttagatGAAGTATAGCATGTCAAACTGCAGGACGCTGCGGTCACTGCTTGAAATTTCACTCTCTGCTCGACTTCCTTCCTCAGATCTTCTTCCTCCTTCCATGGGGATGGGAAGAGCTCCAGGGGATTGGAGCAGACACCTGGCTCTCCAGATTCCAGGCAGAGTCATTTTGCAGAAGGAGACGTCTCGCCACGCAGCCCCTTCTGTACTGGAGCGGAGGATCCCTTCAGCCAGGCTGAGGATGaacagcaggtgtgtgtgtgcgACTGAGGACTTAACGTTCTGTTCAACTTCATTATTGCTGTAGCCATGGCAATTATTTAGTTGGAAGAACATCTTGCAGTTTTCTATtatttgagttttcttttgaggGCCATTTGTGAATCTTGAAAGATATATATGCTTATATTGTGAGAGGATACGAATGCATCTAATGCATCTAATAAACCTCAGTGTTTTGGAGTGTAATAACCGCAATGAATCATCATCCTCTACATTTGCAGGCTGAGCTCCCATGGGAACGCCGGTCGTTCCCCTTGCAGGAGTCAGAACTTCAATGGTTGCAAGAAGAGGAAGAGGCGGAGCCTGATGAGGACCCGTGCACCGCCAGCGGCCGCAGCCAAAGCACGGACTCGGGCATCTCTGTGGGCAGCCTGGAGCTCTCCCCGAGGACCCCTCAGCCCCCTCAGCAGCACTCAGGCACAGAGCGAGCCACCCCTCACACACTGTCCTGCAAACCAGCCACCCCGACGACAGTCTCTACAGCTCAGGATTCTCCCACACTTCCTCTTTCCTTATACTCAGCCTCTCCGTTATCATAGCGCATCATTTGTCCGGTCGTTTTTCTGCTCTAATACGAAAACGAAATCAAAACCACAGGTCCCAATGCCACTGACCCCGTCAACCCATTTATCTAACCACGAGCACCTTGCGTCCTTGTTCCCTGAACCCTCTGGAGCCTTACATGAAACCACAGAGCCTATTATTTATAATCTTCCCTCAAACCCTCACTCATTCGCCCAATAACAAGTGCATCTCCACTGACAGCCCAGTTTCCCCTTTGAGCATCTCTGGTCCTTCCTCATACATCCTTTCAACTCTTTTTCACCAGCCTGCCCCCGATACAGCTGCCGCTCAATCTGACGCTACTGTAATGAACAGATGGCGTCTGTTTTTCcattgtttattcattttttggACCTGTCTAAAGATTTTCTTCCAGCTATGTCAGTCAGTCATTTTGCGTTTTAGTTCAATTGTGTTAACATAGGGCGAATCCAAATTGAAAGCTCTTGGTTATTGATCTCCATATAAAGGCACTACATATTACCCTCATTTTCTGTGACTTAGTTACCTTATTCATGTGTTGTATCGTATGTATTCCGCAGAGATGTATGCGTACTGCCGAAGAATCATAGCATTTAAAGTCTGTTTCACGCTCTCTGGATGCTACCTGTGTCTGTTCTCCTTTCTTTTGAGCTCAACACAAGAAGTATTCTTTTgatttccgtgtgtgtgtgtgtgtgtgtgtgtgtgtgtgtgtgttatgttaAAGGAAGAGTGATTAGTTCTTGTGTTGATCAGAGAGTATGattgtgtgtgtgatttagaCAGGTCTGCTGTACTGCTGCATTAGGGGGTAGCGTTGGTGAATAAAAACATCATTTTGTAGGAACACATGACAAAACATGAGAAGATTAAAGTAAATGGAAGTTCTATGCGAAACGCACATGATGCTCTCAATGCAAAGACGTAATAAAAGGAATAAACACGTAAATGAGAACTGCTTTTGCTTGTTGCTTATTTACTTTCCTCGTTTATAATTTATGTGCCATTATGGAAGCACATTTCAGCATAAGAGAAAACCATGCTTAGGTtaagcataattatgacatatacccccagtttcacagacgaggcttaaacctagtcccagactaaaatgtaaatctgagctgtttcaactgaaacaaacttGCACAGATTTATCTTAAAACCtgccagtgcctttgttttgtcttaagatgcacaccagtaatgttttttctaaggcacatttataaaaaattacttaaaagtcctaattgaactatggcctaatcctggcttagtctaagccctgtctgtgaaaccaggctcTAAAGTAATAGTTATGAGGTAACATTTAAATTCACATAGTAAAGTCTTGAGTTAAGTTTAATTTTTTGCATATTAATTATCTTATGGTACATGTTTCAACTTTATCTCAATAGAGTATTTTCATTGGCGCATCACCAATCGGCCGttttggtggcactgaacgtaaacaatgccactgaaccaaacaaaactcgcatattttaatgattattactgttgaaaatgatcaatttttgtcatgttttgggctgtactaatgggtatgactgggaaaaacatttggattactacagactgccaaaagttataacaaatcaaggagaagagtacaaaaaactgtctaaggaacaaacactgtttgtggttggccaaacttaacctggatttccagggcaagaatcttgacgaAATTTGTgtcggtcaggtaggtgaaatactaGGCTAACACATCTTAACACGGCTCATATGTATAAttaccatctattaactttagtttgtcaaaatattgcaccattTCCTgcctactaagtccttctctatatgatttagcagcttccacacgtttgtgtgtgtgtgtgtgtgtgtgtgtgtgtggtttagacagcataaattagcagaacaacgtatttgcAAAGTATTACGTgcagtccatgctgttgtttacatccaagtatctccaatatggtcGCGCATCCAGGTAACTAACCAAACCTTGTCTTAAATTCAAACCCTCTATTAAGATTTAGCCTATGCATAATCAGTTTTTTTCTTACGTGTTTAAAATGGGACTAAAGGGACAGTCTTAtttatatcattaaaaaaatattttttgtcattgtttacttaCCCCCATGGAGTGCCCACCTATTCGCAGTACTTGGCTATTCTCGGCGTCTTGGTACATTAAAATAGGATGTTGATTTTAAATGGCAAGacacaaaagtaacattaaagtATACTTTCATTTAAAAGTATACACTGGTTGACAAAGTACTGGTTACGTCTTCTGAATAGATGACAGCTTTCTGTATCTTgaacaaatgaaaacaattatATGTGTCCGCGGTTTTAAACACAACGCGTCGGTCACGTGACACAGGAGAACCAATCCGTAAATGTTACTTGTaaaaatttttttcttttttattcctcCTCTAACATGTATAAACGTGAATACATCGGTTTGCAGGTTTGTTatctttttatacattttaaaggaTTAAATAATTACACATAAAAGCTCTTTTGAAGGGAGTTTTGATATTACTTAAATGCAACATTGTACAAAATAAGGAAACATCCCACTGGGCTATGCAATCACTGTAATGCACAAGAGACAGTAAAACATATACTATTAGAATGCAAAAATTATGAGGATGATAGGGTAGAATTAAAGAcacaaatcaaagaacaaaatatGACACTTGAGTATATATTATTGGGAAATACATCTGGGAAAGTGCACAAGGTATtaataaattacttaaaaaatacTGGGTTAATTGAAAGAATTTAAAATGCATATGCAATCCAAAGAAgtctttttttctctcctttttgatttaatttagtttaagttaGTTTCACGGTCCTCAACGCCATACTATTCTACTGCCCACACTCCAGTCtagtaggtggcggtaatgcgCCTTCTAAGTGAGGTGCCAACCGCCATGAAAcctgaaagaagaagaagaagttttgATATTACACTGCGGGACAACAGCGACCTCTTTCCGTCAGTCATCGAGTAATGACAGACTACTAGAGTAATGAGAATATCCGTTACAATAGGTGGCGCTCATGAGCTGAAACGATCTGTCACACCCAAATATCAAACCACGAGGCGGAAGTAAATACATCGCATGTAATACTGGTGAGTAAACCAAATAAGAGATGTTTGTTTAAAATTTAGTACTGAAAAAACAACTCGTGTACTATTTAGATATTATACTGGTGCTTGTTTTGTAAAATGGACAGCGCTATTATTGGTTTATGCATAACTTGTGCAGACAGACACTTCCTTATTCAGTCGCTCCGCAATACATAGACAGTTATAGCTTAATATCTCTGAATATCAAGTGAAAGAATagccattaaaaataaatacaatattgcCGTTAATCTCTCTAAACGTACTGAAAGCATattatttgacaaggttaaacaagtaaaaaaaacatattttagatAATTGTTGTGAAGTATTAacttttcaaaagtttgtaaCATTGAAGTAGAGACAAAAATAACTTGATAATTTGCTTAACTTAAAATGTCTGAAGTACataataatgtaaatgtaaatgcacaTTTATTGACATCTAAGTAGATCTACAAAAGGAATTCTGCAAGAGtggatatgtatttttttttatgaaattatgACTTGTCAATCATCTTTACTTtaatctgacatttttctttcattatatatatatatatatatatatatatatatatatatttttttttttttttaataggttgaATTCAGGTAAATAAGGCTATGTAATATTTGtctacattttgcaatattaaggATTGTAGTCCAAAGGACACATTACCAGATAGTAAAAGTTGTAGCTGAAGTAGGTCACATTTAATCAAGTGATTACATAGTAATGTTTGATCATGCCACAATGTCTGAATCTCTATGTCAGAAATATTAATTCCAGTCTCTCCAGGTTTTCCAGATCCTGTCAGAaggtacagttgaagtcagaatctgcaaaaggttaattattttactaaaataagagagatcatacaaaatgcatgttattttttttatttagtacttacctgaataagacatttcacataaaagacgtttacatatagtccagaagaaaaaaataatagttgaatttataaaaaagtgaccccgttcaaaagtttacataggcttgattcttaatactgtgttgttacctgaatgatccacagctgtgttttttttgtttagtgatagttgtctagagtcccttgtttgtcctgaacagttaaactgcctgctgttttacagaaaaatcctttaagGCCCCataaactctttggtttttcagcatttttgtgtatttacaccctttccaacaatgactgtatgattctgagattcaTCGTTTCACCCCGAGGACAACTGAAAGACTCTTATGCAACTAGTACagatggttcaaatgctcactgaagctttagaaggaaacatgatgcattcagagacgggggtgtaaacttttgaacagaatgaagatgtgaacatttttcttattttgcccaaatatcatattttttcatttagtactgcccttcagaagctacagaaaatacttagatgtttcccagaagacaaaataagttacatttatgaTCTTTTCTTCTGAAgagtcagtgagtgtttgaacctttctttaatagttgcatttgagtccctcatttgttctCGGTATGAaaagatcatacagtcattgttagaaagggttcaaatacacaaaaatgctgaaaaaactaagaatttgtgggacatgaaggattcagagagaaaaaaaaaaaaagtaaacttttgaacggggtcgtttttataaattcaactattgttttctcttgtggacaaaaACAATAAGGTTTCTGTTTGTCTTGCAGTATTTCTGTGGCATCATGGGGGTTCACGGACTTACAAGTTTTGTGGAAGGGAATCGTCAGTTCTTCACCGATATGAGACTGCGAGACTGCCGCCTTGTGATTGATGGATGTAGCCTGTATTTTCgattatatttcaattctggatTAGATCAAGCACGGGGTGGAGACTACGACACATTTGTGGTGCTGGTTCGACAATTTTTTGCAGCACTTTCCGAATGCGCTGTGCAGCCATTCGTCGTGTTAGATGGCGGAATGGACCAGACGGACAAAAAGTTCAAGACTCTACAAGACAGAGCCCAAAGCAAGATCCGAGATGCTCACTCTCTTTCCAGAGGATATCCCGGTTGGGTTCTCCCTCTGCTTGTGCGTGAAGTCTTTATACAAGTCCTTTCAGAGCTAGGCGTGCCTTTTGTGCAATGCATTTCTGAAGCTGATTTTGAAATAGCCTCTCTTGCCAAACACTGGGGATGTCCAGTTCTGACTAACGACAGTGACTTTTACATCTTCGACCTCAAAGGTGGCTACCTACCTTTTTCATTCTTCCAATGGAGTAACGTCAGCGGTAAGGCCACGGAACGCTACATCTCTGCATGCCATTTCAGCGTGAGCCACTTCTGCTCGCATTTCAACCACATTAACAAGCAGCTCCTCCCTCTCTTTGCTGTTGTCATCGGGAACGACTACACACCTGCTAAAATAACCGAGATTTTTTTCAGCCGCGTGGAGCTCGAAAGAGTACCATCCGGTCGGAAGCATGGACGTAGTTCCAGTCCTCGAATCGAGGGCTTTTTGCTCTGGCTTTCTCAGTTTGCAAACCCAGTAGTTGCTCTGGAGGAAGTCCTGGAGATTTTGGGTGGACAAGGGAAAGGAAAATTACGTGCACAGCTCTCTGCAGGAATGCAGGACTACCAGCTTCCTCAGAGTAGTAGTTTGGCTCAGTACTTCTCAAGTCCCCAACCTGCACTTCCAGATGCCCAGGGGCTCCCGGCAGCACTGGTTTGTCAACCCGAATGGCTTTTAAGGATGGTTGCATCAGGTAAGCTGTCGTCCTTTATTTTGGATGTGCTTGTACACCAGAAGGTTCTGCTAATTGCGCAGGTGGAGAATAGTAACCTGCCTAGCAGCCATACAACCTCATTGAATATCCGGAAGACCATCTACAGCCTTCTGCTTGAAAAGGCAAGACGGGATGGTCAGACGCCACAGGCGGTTAGTCAGAGAGGAAGAGGAAGGGGAAGACCATCTCAGGGTAATGGAGGACAACAGTGTGATGTCCCACGTGTTGATGAGTATGACAGACAAGTTCTGAATCTCAAGAAAAACACAGTGGAGGCTCACCGACCCAACTGTGTGCCACAGCTTGATCTTGCAGCAATTGACAAGGTGAGAAACTATTTCTGCATGGAAATAATgtctgcatatgtgaccctggatcacaaaacaagtcttaagtagatacatgggtatatttgtatcaatagccaaaaatacattgtgtgggtcaaaattatcgatttttcttttatgccaaaattcagtaggatattaagtaaagattatgttccatttagatattttgtaaatttcctatcgtaaatatatatcaaacccttttttgattagtaatatgcattgctaagaacttcatttggacaactttaaaggtgattttctcagtattttgatttgtttgcaccctcagattcctgttttttaaatagttgtatcttaaccaaatattgtcatcaatggaaaactttttCATtgagctttcaggtgatgtataaatcccagTTTCAAAGATTtgacccttatgtctggttttgtgttccagggtcacacatatgttGTTCCACTAattgcctttttttattttaggcaTCTACACAAGTAAGACTGAAAATTTTGTTGGGAACACTGGGTGTGATGGACCACGTTTTACAGCCGTTACCTCCTCACCTTTGCCTTCCAGTGTGTGTGACATATTTTTGGATGAAAAACTGTAAACCAAAGCCCAGTCAGCCTCTACTGCAGGCCATATTGTTGGGACTGGTATACGGGGAACTCAGCTGGAGAAAGTCCCATCCTAATGGTATTTTGGATGCCTTTTTTATGCATCATCTGTTGCAGATTTTTGGTTTAAGACAGAAAAAATATACTAAGAAATTGATATAAATTGTAGATAGTTTATTCACATCATAATACATTCTATCAACTTGACGTCTTTGGTTTTTAGAGCTTTAATCACCTTAAGTCAAATTGTTTTGCTCTCTCTATCATGCAGACCCACTATTTGGCAGCAAAGCATCTACTTCTGTATGTCAGCGATTATCTCGTCTGAGGGTCAATCCAGGACAAAGGAGGGGCCTAGATCTGGGTGTGGCCCATTTGCTCAGCCAATGGCAGTCATGTATGTGGGTGGCGATGTTCCTGAACCAGTTACTGTGTTTACCACTACCTGAACCTCAATGTGCCTGGTAGGGTATGACTAGTAAAAAGTTCTCATCTttgctgttttaaataaatgatcaCCATCTTCATTTAACATATATGCCCTAAAAAGATTACAGCATATTTGTATGTAATATCTTtggacaaaacaacaacaactgcttatatacacatacatatgagccattctacagaattggttctaagtcagagttggaaacgtcttggaaaattttgtatgtatgcaaattgtataatatccaaggtacacatttctagtaattgtgcagttaattctcatattgtgtttttagaaagttttggaatatttataCGTAATTTAAGTATATTATGTATGTTTATTAAATCATATTATATTCCTCTCTGTGTTTCTCAAAGGGTTTTCAGTGGGACTCTGCTGCATGGTCTTGAGGCTGCCATAAGAGGGGGTCAACAGTGTGAGTCTCTGCTTGCAGGGGATGCTGTTGCTTGGCAGCTCTACTCCATCCTGCTAGAGGCATTGACGGGTCCTCCAGTATCAGCAACAGCAAACGGGGGTAGAGGAGAGGGGCAGCGACAGGCACAGCAAAGAGGGAGGGGCCAGGGGGGGAGAGGACGGGGCAATgaaggaagagggaggggcaataGGGGAGGAAGTAGGGGCAACAGAAGCAGAGGAATGACATCTTCAGACAGTGCTTTGGACAACAGGTTTGCATTGTTGAACTTTGATGACTCTCAGCAGTGGTGGGGTTGAAATAAGAGATTAGAGAATTTCAGATATAGCTATGTTTTTAACTACGTTCTTATGCGGCCTTTCACTTTATAGAAGCATGATGTGGCTGAGGATGTGCCATTTTTCCCATAAGAGCAGCTGTTTACTATGAAAATGTTTTACTACGAGAGCTGTTATATATGCACTAGGTTTACTTGCACTGAATGTATTTTGCAGCTACATCATGAAAATGGTCTGTTTAAATTAGCTTTTTATACTATTTAATTGAATGAACTTTTATGGAAAAGAATGTAGACTTTGTATATTATCAAATTACTCTATTGGGACCAATGTTTTGTTGCTCTACTCCCTTTTTTATGAAATATTTAATGGTACTTATTGTAATTAGTATCATTAATGTTTTTAACGGGATCTGATTCCtctccttaaagggacagttcacccaaaaatgaaagttttgtctgtaattaccctcatgttgttccaaaccaataagacctttgtgcatcttcagaacacaaattaagatatttttgatgttttGACATTTACAATTGAACCAGTGATGTTACACAGACTATTTTAACGATATCCTTACCTTACTGGGACTTGAACGTagtagttacattgctgtctatgcagggtcataagtgttcagatttcatccaaaatatcttaatttgtgttccaaagaaggacaaaggtcttacgggtttgaaactacatgaggttgagtaattaatgacagaatatggTGTAATTGTGACTGAATACAAAACTTAAGTGTCATTGTGTTTCAAAACAGCAAATAATCTCTTGCTTCTTTGCTGTTGCTCTCCAGAATGAATTCAGACTGAAATTAAGAGCCAAATTATTAAGTGCAGCCTTATTGGAAAGTGTCATTGTGCTCTAGTGGGTGTCAGTCAAGGCACGTCCTTGAGACTTGTCCTAAGTTTTATATCTCTTGGCAGAATTTTAGTGGGTACATTTTCATATAGATAAAGTTtagttttcatttatatttatatatctatatatgtatTTGTTTCTGAAATGTCTGATTGCATTTTACCATGAAAAGTTGATGACTAAACAAGACGCTAGTTAATCAGTAACACACATTAACATGTGAACACAGCAAAAAGCTAATTACAAGCAAAAGTAATTGAAAATGAATATGAATTGTCACTTAATTTCAATCTTGAGGTGTGTTGAATGTAATGACTTCTCTCTTTGTCCTGGCATTTCAGAATTGGCCGTTGAATATGAATTATGATTCATCTTTGttgtattaaaatgcaaatccacatacagttgaggtcaaaagtttacttttttttttaccaaaataagagggattatacaaaatgcatgctatttttttatttagtactgacctgaataagattcacataaaagacgtttacatatagtctagaagaaaaaaaaagttgaattcataaaaaatggccctgttcaaaagtttatacacacacacacctgtataatccacagctgttttttatttttatttatttatttatttattttttagtcccttgtttgtcctgtacagttaaattgcctgctgttcttcataaaaatccatcaggtcccacaaattatttgttttttccgcatttttgtgtatttgaaacctttccaacaatgactgtataattttgagatccatcttttcacattaatgacaactgagggactcatatggaacTTTTACACTCTAACACTCTTACACACTTTTACttttgctccagaaggaaaaaagatgcattaagccaggggtgtaaacttttgaacagaaagaagatgtgtacatttttcttatttagcctaaaatcttttttttttttttttcatttagtactgcccttcagaaactacagaagatacttgcatgtttccttctggagcatcagtgagtgtttgaaccttctgtaatagagtccctcagctgtcctcagtgtgaaaagatggaaagggttttaaatacacagaaatgtagaaaaaccaaagaatttgtggtaccttaagtatttttctgaaaaaacagtGGGCAATTTACCTGTTGAgtacaaacaaaggactcatgaacaactatcactaaaccgaaaaaacagctgtggatcattcaactattaaacatcttttatgtgaaatatcttattcaggtcagtactacactGTAAAACCTAACAGTGGAATTTGTTAAATGAAATGAGTTAATTTAACTCAAAAATTTctaaaagttat of the Garra rufa chromosome 17, GarRuf1.0, whole genome shotgun sequence genome contains:
- the aste1b gene encoding single-strand DNA endonuclease ASTE1, with the translated sequence MGVHGLTSFVEGNRQFFTDMRLRDCRLVIDGCSLYFRLYFNSGLDQARGGDYDTFVVLVRQFFAALSECAVQPFVVLDGGMDQTDKKFKTLQDRAQSKIRDAHSLSRGYPGWVLPLLVREVFIQVLSELGVPFVQCISEADFEIASLAKHWGCPVLTNDSDFYIFDLKGGYLPFSFFQWSNVSGKATERYISACHFSVSHFCSHFNHINKQLLPLFAVVIGNDYTPAKITEIFFSRVELERVPSGRKHGRSSSPRIEGFLLWLSQFANPVVALEEVLEILGGQGKGKLRAQLSAGMQDYQLPQSSSLAQYFSSPQPALPDAQGLPAALVCQPEWLLRMVASGKLSSFILDVLVHQKVLLIAQVENSNLPSSHTTSLNIRKTIYSLLLEKARRDGQTPQAVSQRGRGRGRPSQGNGGQQCDVPRVDEYDRQVLNLKKNTVEAHRPNCVPQLDLAAIDKASTQVRLKILLGTLGVMDHVLQPLPPHLCLPVCVTYFWMKNCKPKPSQPLLQAILLGLVYGELSWRKSHPNDPLFGSKASTSVCQRLSRLRVNPGQRRGLDLGVAHLLSQWQSCMWVAMFLNQLLCLPLPEPQCAWVFSGTLLHGLEAAIRGGQQCESLLAGDAVAWQLYSILLEALTGPPVSATANGGRGEGQRQAQQRGRGQGGRGRGNEGRGRGNRGGSRGNRSRGMTSSDSALDNRFALLNFDDSQQWWG